The following are encoded together in the Gemmatimonadales bacterium genome:
- a CDS encoding flagellar motor switch protein FliM, translating into MTSGIKGRAGGRNTLTQRDVDQLLWGVAPYNFLRPSRISKDHRLQLEPIFSRFALSVQSTLSSRLRIPVDVTCTFEQATFSEYILSIGNPCAAFTFSLYPDDPRLCVLDLSTDLAFFILDRLFGGPGEMGGFQRALTVVERTVARGIADKMVMHFKEAWQDHLILSPEVVGFESTPEMLQVTTPEDSVLAANLEVQAGSATAAISMCIPLGLLENYLAEKSSASRQPTRQVVPPVQQRAVETAVRGAQVDLVARLPLLKLAAREVASLKVGQVIQTSHPVDGPIELHINGTRRFLAHLGQYRRALGLRIAGAAPAIPAPASRATRGRIQ; encoded by the coding sequence ATGACGAGCGGCATCAAGGGACGGGCGGGTGGGCGAAACACCCTGACGCAGCGCGACGTCGATCAGCTGCTCTGGGGCGTCGCGCCCTACAACTTTCTGCGCCCGTCGCGCATCTCGAAAGATCACCGACTTCAGCTGGAGCCGATCTTCTCGCGGTTCGCGCTGTCGGTTCAGTCGACGCTATCCTCCCGGCTCCGCATCCCGGTCGACGTCACCTGCACCTTCGAGCAGGCGACCTTCTCGGAGTACATCCTCTCGATTGGCAACCCCTGCGCGGCCTTCACCTTCTCCTTGTATCCGGATGACCCGCGCCTCTGCGTGCTCGACCTGAGTACCGATCTGGCGTTCTTCATTCTCGACCGTTTGTTCGGTGGCCCCGGTGAGATGGGCGGTTTCCAGCGCGCGCTGACCGTAGTGGAACGCACGGTGGCGCGCGGCATTGCCGACAAGATGGTGATGCATTTCAAGGAAGCGTGGCAGGACCACCTGATTCTCTCGCCCGAAGTCGTGGGATTTGAATCGACTCCGGAAATGCTGCAGGTCACCACCCCGGAAGACAGTGTTCTGGCCGCCAACCTCGAGGTTCAGGCGGGCAGCGCGACGGCGGCGATCTCGATGTGCATCCCGCTTGGTCTGCTGGAGAACTATCTGGCTGAGAAGAGCAGTGCCAGCCGGCAGCCGACCCGCCAGGTGGTGCCCCCGGTTCAGCAGCGAGCCGTCGAAACCGCGGTGCGTGGCGCCCAGGTCGACCTCGTTGCGCGGCTGCCGCTTCTCAAACTCGCGGCCCGCGAAGTTGCCTCGCTCAAGGTCGGTCAGGTCATCCAGACATCGCATCCTGTTGATGGGCCGATCGAACTGCACATCAACGGCACCCGTCGTTTTCTCGCCCATCTCGGACAGTACCGTCGTGCCCTGGGGCTCCGGATTGCCGGGGCGGCTCCAGCCATTCCCGCACCCGCCTCACGCGCGACACGAGGGAGGATTCAGTGA
- the fliP gene encoding flagellar type III secretion system pore protein FliP (The bacterial flagellar biogenesis protein FliP forms a type III secretion system (T3SS)-type pore required for flagellar assembly.), with amino-acid sequence MGDGLPGLLGAMAITIGLLLMALRLLQRLDRRGVTRGKVPMSVVQRLPLGPKQGVALVRLGRRVLVVGTSEQGPTLLTELRGEDRLAAIGDLPAADPDAAPIPARKDLELKRLLSRLSLSILTALALGGSAVSAQEAGRPLPITPPTSVAPRPAAPAARVPDNIKVKAPEAPAIDVRIGQGNEQLRLSGTVGLVVFLGAMTLLPAVVLLMTGFTRILVVLHFLRSALGTQGSPPGQLMVAIAVLLTGVVMHPVLTEANQTAIQPYLEGRIDQNEAYQAAAVPFRRFMLANVREKDLAAFTDMTGASEAQSEDDIPLMTIISAFVTSELTTAFWMGFVLFIPFVVVDLVVATSLMSLGMFMVPPVMISLPFKLLLFVLADGWSLVGQNLVASFNR; translated from the coding sequence ATGGGAGACGGGTTGCCCGGGTTGCTGGGCGCGATGGCGATCACGATCGGCCTGCTCCTGATGGCGCTTCGCCTGCTGCAGCGGCTCGATCGTCGTGGTGTTACCCGCGGCAAGGTCCCCATGTCCGTGGTGCAGCGCCTGCCTCTCGGTCCGAAACAGGGTGTCGCCCTGGTTCGCCTGGGGCGCAGGGTGCTGGTGGTTGGTACCTCGGAGCAGGGACCGACGCTGTTGACCGAGCTGCGGGGCGAGGACCGCTTGGCGGCCATCGGGGATCTGCCAGCGGCCGATCCCGATGCCGCGCCCATTCCCGCGCGGAAAGACCTCGAGCTCAAGCGTCTGCTCTCCCGGCTCTCGCTCAGTATCCTGACGGCGCTGGCGCTCGGCGGCTCGGCCGTCAGCGCGCAGGAGGCGGGCCGCCCTTTGCCGATTACGCCCCCGACGTCGGTTGCTCCGCGCCCCGCTGCGCCGGCGGCGCGGGTGCCCGACAACATCAAGGTCAAAGCCCCCGAGGCGCCGGCAATCGACGTCAGAATCGGTCAAGGAAACGAGCAGCTGCGGCTGAGCGGAACCGTCGGACTGGTTGTCTTCCTCGGCGCCATGACACTGCTGCCGGCGGTGGTGCTGCTGATGACCGGATTCACCCGGATCCTCGTCGTGCTCCACTTCCTGCGGTCGGCGCTGGGTACCCAAGGCAGCCCTCCCGGACAGCTGATGGTGGCAATTGCGGTGCTGCTGACCGGCGTCGTGATGCACCCCGTGTTGACTGAGGCGAATCAGACAGCCATTCAGCCGTACCTGGAAGGCCGGATCGACCAGAACGAGGCCTACCAGGCAGCGGCGGTGCCGTTTCGGCGATTCATGCTGGCCAACGTGCGCGAAAAGGACCTTGCTGCATTCACGGACATGACCGGCGCCTCCGAGGCGCAGTCCGAAGACGACATTCCGCTGATGACGATCATCTCGGCCTTCGTCACGAGTGAGCTGACGACAGCGTTCTGGATGGGGTTCGTCCTGTTCATTCCGTTCGTCGTGGTTGATCTGGTCGTGGCCACGTCCCTGATGAGTCTCGGCATGTTCATGGTCCCTCCGGTCATGATCTCGCTGCCGTTCAAGCTCTTGCTCTTCGTGCTCGCTGACGGGTGGTCCCTGGTGGGCCAGAACCTGGTCGCGAGCTTCAACCGGTAA
- a CDS encoding flagellar basal body-associated FliL family protein: MSDAATPETGAQGAEAPKAPNKLILPLVVAIMTIAGGAVGVMVIAPMLAPHQTAALDPALGTDSATGKSTGKESRGPMFRIDNLIVNPAGSQGSRFLMVSVAVETSSASHEEQLRRQEAQIRDVTISLLERETMESLSQVGIRDTLKNRLADTLSVITGSRSKLRVFLPQFVIQ; encoded by the coding sequence ATGTCCGACGCAGCAACGCCAGAAACGGGTGCCCAAGGGGCAGAGGCTCCCAAAGCCCCGAACAAGCTGATCCTTCCCCTGGTCGTGGCAATCATGACGATCGCGGGTGGCGCGGTCGGCGTGATGGTCATCGCTCCAATGCTCGCCCCGCATCAGACCGCCGCGCTGGATCCGGCGCTGGGTACCGACTCAGCGACGGGGAAGAGCACTGGCAAGGAGTCCAGGGGCCCGATGTTCCGGATCGACAATCTGATCGTTAATCCGGCCGGATCGCAGGGCTCCCGCTTCCTGATGGTCTCGGTTGCCGTCGAGACCAGTAGTGCCTCGCACGAGGAACAGTTGCGCCGGCAGGAAGCGCAGATTCGCGACGTGACCATCTCGTTGCTCGAGCGCGAAACGATGGAGTCGCTCAGCCAGGTCGGGATTCGCGACACCCTCAAGAACCGGCTGGCGGACACCTTGTCAGTGATCACCGGCAGCCGCTCGAAGCTGCGGGTATTCCTGCCACAGTTCGTCATTCAGTAG
- the fliN gene encoding flagellar motor switch protein FliN has translation MEPLKDLAGVPPTTSAPTSLDTLLDMSLPVSIEFGRTTMTVQDVLGLGVGSVIKLERMVGEPIDIYVSDRKLAEGEVVVVGEHFGVRITRILADQEDEVA, from the coding sequence ATGGAACCTTTGAAAGACCTGGCCGGTGTCCCCCCGACGACCTCGGCCCCGACATCGCTCGATACCTTGCTCGACATGTCACTGCCGGTGTCGATCGAGTTCGGTCGAACCACCATGACGGTCCAGGACGTGCTTGGCCTGGGCGTCGGGTCCGTGATCAAGCTGGAACGGATGGTCGGTGAACCGATCGACATCTACGTCAGCGACCGCAAGCTGGCCGAAGGTGAGGTCGTCGTCGTTGGCGAGCACTTCGGCGTCCGGATTACTCGGATTCTCGCCGACCAGGAGGACGAGGTCGCGTGA